aaataaaaggaattaCTGCTAAAAACTTTGATCATTATTAAATATAAACTTTAAAAGGCAATAAGTGTATTATCTTTGATGACTAATTATAAATTAAGATTTATAAATTGTTTGGTTAATTCATGATGACTTTTTACAGCCACAGTCAACAGCAGTAATCCAATACTTCCATGTATTTCCTCCTGCTTTATACACCATGATCGCACAATTAAGGTTGGCCTATGGGTCACAAGGAGCTGCTCCTCCGTTGCAATCTTTCCACCAGTAATACTAAATAGAGCCATTTTTACTGAGTTTATTTGCCAAAGGCCGACATCATAGGATCCCTATTTATTATGGTTCATGGCGTTGGTATTACCATGGTCAGATTCTAAAGAAACGATACATTTGCAGCATTCTTGATTCCATGTGTAGCGCAAACACCATTAGGTTATATTTACCATATGCTGTTTGCACCCGCAATAACATTATTAGCAGCTACCTGAGGGGCAGTTTCCACAGCAATAATTTGCTAGAACTGCACCTATTAGCAATATGAGAATCGGATCTTCATCGATTTGTATAAAAAACTTATAATCTCTTCTTAGGCCAACTATTTGCTTGAATATAAGCTTTCTTTtcgttttcaatttttattccATCCAAAAACGAAAAATAAGCAAATTTAGCTTTAGATTTGAGAGGaaatcattgaaatcacaatcTATAAAACAGTCTTTCGAccgatttttttataaaatcaatcaaaacgTTGGTTCCACAACAATTATTGCACTGATTTGTTTAATTTAGAAATAACATTAGAGTAATTTgctgattattttttaaaagccCAGGAAAAACCTTGGCCAATAGAATaaagaattaaaagaataaacttcgtataaaaataaattaaacttcatttcttctctttttttatacGGATATGTTAGATTAATGTTTCGATTACTGAGATGTATAATATATAGTTGATTTTATATCAAATCCGAATGATTCTCGTGGACATCGGTAAATTTCGCAAGACTAAGCCATCGCAATTATGCCGGTCTACGCATACTACTCCCAGATGATGCTCATTCGCAAAGAAAAATCGATCGGATCCTTCTCCATCTACGTCTGCGCCATTCTGCTCATCTCAAACATACTGAGAATCTTCTTCTGGCTGACCATCGGATACGCAGTCAATCTTCTCTTCCAGTCCATCTTCGTCATCGCAATCATGGTAGCTCTCATATCACCTAGCTTCTGCTCTTGAAGGACTGCGTTGATTTATCAGATCATAGCGTCAAGGAAACCAGCTTCATCAAAAGGTTTTGGAAGTGGGAAACCTATGAAGAATATAGTAAGAATTCATCTATATAGTTAAGTTTTTGCTCGCTCTCACTGCCGTAATGACCGTCTTTACTCTATTTTTGCAAGCTTTTTCTTTGAATAGTTTCGGATAGGCGATAGGCTTTCTATCGATGAGCATCGAGGCTACTCTAGGCTTCCCGCAGCTTATTTCTAACCTGAAGACGAAAAGCGTGAAGGGTCTCAGCTACACGATGATCGGTATGTGGTTTTTGGGAGATTTCGCGAAGACTGTATACTTTGTGACCGAGGTATCATATATCTAACAAAGCACCAACCTTTCCAGTTCGTGATGTGCGGCATCATTCAGCTAACTACCGATATCCTTATCATCATCCAGATCTTTTTGTACAGCAAAAATGAATATGCATCAATCCAGACCGCCCAGAAGTAGTGAATTATTGATTGAAAATCAATTAGATCAAAAAAAAGTATTtacttcaattttatcaaaaagtatcatgttttcttgaggaatcatttacatatttttcattttctacctGTAGCTGCTTTTAATTTATTCTAAAAAGCTCTAaccttttggtttctttttgaTTTTGAGGCTAAAGCGCATGATATAATCTTTAAGCATCTTTATGGTTAAAAACTTGGAATGTAAGTTTTGAAGTTTCATTAAAATCACCTTTGAAGCCAAGTAAGAGATTTATTCTTAATATTAGGAAGCAAATTATcgaaattttattatttatgaGTTAAGCAATTGATAAAAAGCAATAATGGTAAAATTATGTAgcaatttaaaaaagttttttgtttgatatcTATAATCGTTCATATACACTTGCAATCTGATCAACATCTTTCCATAAAATACAAGTCAAATACCAATATCAACCCAAAAAACTCACGAAAACGATGCACATCTTACCAGTCTTTAAATTTCATTTGCCAATTTCAAATCAGCTTTTGAGTTTATTATATCCTGAAGAATCGAATGAATGATTTACGGGTAAGATCATGTCTAGCTGTCAATCCCACTGTTGGCTTGGCGATACTTCAGTTATCATCCACTTGAAGAACCCGGGAATGAGCCAATAAAAGAATTTCATCTTCCATAGAACTATGAGGAGACCGATTGCGACCTGTGGAAATGGCAGGGATATAAGGCCAAGGACCCAAAATTGCCATCCGAAGCCAAACATCAGATAGAGAGATATGAAGGCTAAGGGAATCAGAATGGCCTTTTGCGTTAGTTCCTTTTCTTCCTTGGAGCCCATTCTTATTTCTTGgatcttaataaaaaaatataaatatcaaatggTGAGTTTCATAAAAATCCATACAAACTACTAGATCCTGTTAAAGTTTCTGTGGGTTGCCATTTCAAGCTTGCATTAATCTGTTAAACACAAGGAATATGCCACCTATACCATGTCCTTTACacttataaaaaaatcagattagcAGCTACATTAAATGATCGACCAAACTCTCTGGTGAAATCAACAGGTAGCTCTTCTACTGAGCGAATATGCTAATGATGATCTAAATATGGAATAAGACATATCAATATCATGAATTCCATTCTTGACTTGGCGCTACATTGGCGATCCATTTGAAGAAATTAGGCCAAACCCAATACCAAAATTTGAGCTTCCATACCGCAACCAAAATTGCCATAGCGACCTTGTTGATCACATGGAAAGGTAGGGATAGTAAGACCATTACCCAAAAAGGCTGCCATAGTCCAATAGCAAAAAGATTGCCAAAATGCCAAACACCTTTTGAATGATGAGTAACACAAGGTCCATTTTGGCTTTTTGAGATAGGCCTCCAACAGCTCCTGAAGGGTTTTGAGTTAGTCACTTTGGTTTATCTGTTCCATAAAAGTTGTTAATTTATATAACTTATACTTCTAATAACTTCTTACATCCAATGATGAGCTTTTGACACTTTTCTCCAATAATTAAGGATAATAATATTATTTAGGtgggatttttttatttttcggaAACTTAAATATCATCAAAAAGACCCTTCATTGCTGATGAATTGCTCGATTCGTTTTaattgaaataaagaaagaagtttggatctataggatTCCTAGTGTATACCAAAACTCAGACCTCAAGAGATTGagcttgtttttattgatatcGTTAAATAAATGTGATGATGGATTTGATGTTTAGAGATCAACAGCCACAGGCAGTGTGGGTGCTCCAGAGCTTCCAGGTGTTTCCTCCCCAACCGTAGACCTTAATGGCGCAGTTCAAGTTGGCATTTGGGTCACAAGGGGCCTTTCCTCGCTGCATTGTCCCAGTTGACCTAAATAAAACGGTTTTACATTATTGATCTGCCAAGGCCGACGTCAGTGGAGCCATTGCTGTTGTAGTTGAGGGCGTTAGCGTTACCTCCGGACTCGTGAGAAACAACACTTGCAGCAGTTTGGTTCCATGAGTATTTGGAGCACCATGTGGCAATATCTTGCATATTCTTGCTGCTCCGCAGAAGCAAGTGGGGCACTTGCCTGAGGGCAGTTTCCACCGCATGAATCGGCGAGGGCAGGGCAACAAGCAACAAAACAATAGCGATCTTCATCAATAATTATAGGATTATTTATCAGACTGCTATTAgatatgttttaaatttcaacAAAAGAATCAATAAAAACGTTAGTTTCGTTCGAAATACTTAAATATATCGATTATCATTTGCCTCATTTATCTGAGTTTGTGTCCTTTAGCAGGAAAAACCAAACTAAAGTTGTGATTATGATAAAAAACCCCAATAGTTTGATTCTCGAATATAAAACTCCTTCGAAAAGAACTTTTCCCTTAGTAAAATACGTATGATCTCTTAGCTCGATAAGTTTCGAAACCGAAATAGGGCTTGTATCGAAATCTTACTGAATTTAAAATGCTGCATCGAGCAATTATTAGTTCCATTTGAATGTTCTCTGAGGCTATTAAAACTTTTCCACTTTTACCTTTAAATTGCTGAGGAAATATTCACCTTATGAGCTTTCCAACGTCATAAAGAAGTAAGGATATCTTTATGCTAATAAGATGAAGACGCTTTAGTCTGTATTCATATCACCATTTTACAATGTGACCCTTAGAAGGTTTTCATAGATGTGATATGCGGTTGAAGCAGCAGTAGTCTTAACTCCTACACAATTCCCTATAACTTTGACTGAAGGCTTTTTGTTTTCAGGCATGTACTCGCTTCCTCTATCTTTGAATCCCATTCCAAGCGAATTAAAAGTAAATATGCTCCTTGTCTGAACCACCCAACTTGGCTGAAAATACGAAAATACGTTTTTAAAGTATGGAGCTTCAGGAAACTAATAGGAATTAGATGTGCCACCCCACCATCCGCCCATAGATGATAATCAGCATTGAAAGGATTGATCTTGACAGCTTACATCACATAGAATGCTTTGACATTACCACCGGATTGTACATTTTGAGCCAAATTGTGGAACAGATTTCATGGTAATTTTTTGGATCGGTGCAGCTGATTGCAGCTTGACTAGACAACACTCCAAACTTTCTTTGTGTACCAATAGGATTCAAAATCTTTAAGAGTTTTCTTGATGAAGACTGTACTTGATTACAGAGATCTTTGGGACGGTAGTCGTTCATATATTCTACTCGAGGTCACCTCCAAAGATGATCATTGTTCCTTTGTACTTGAGCAGCTGTTTGAAAAACCCAAGATAGAATGATTCATATCCTCGTTCACTTGTCGAAAAATCGCCTCTTCCGACATTCCACATTCCTGTGACGATCGTGAAGTTTTATTCATTAGCCGACGCTTGGCAAAAGATTATTAATATTGACAGGAGAGCTGTCCGAGTTATTAAGTTCGCCATAAAtattaattaaatatatttgaaaaagtatATAAAGATATCAAGCTTAAGAAACACGTAGAAGATGCCCAAGGGAAGTGTATTACATAATCAATCACATTAATTATCTTCTATTTTTAGCCTCATTAACAACTAATAGTTCTTTAGGATATCTTTCATCTCCAAATTCATTGTATTCCTGTGATAGTTTTCCAACTTCTTCTTACAGCCATTAAAGAAATCACTATTTTCGTTGAATTTTGTCAGTTATATTCCATTTTACTCTTAGATATACTCATCTAAATCGAGTCTTTTCGCAAGGATGATTTCCATCAGTGAGCTATTTTCAAGCAATTTGATGTGTTTCAAGAAGTAGTGGTTCTTTTTAAAGTAGGGAATATAGTTGATTAAGTTCCTGCATCGAAGGAGTACGTTTTTTCTATATCTTTCCTTTTGATTCATCTTCAAAGCTATGGGATAGTACTATTGCAAGATCCATTTCAGTTAACTATTCCTCAAAAATGGTAAAAATTGTGTAATTCTCCACATATATAGCTTCAATTCTCTTTTATTGAGGTAATCTGTGATATTGACCATCTTGACGAGGGCTTCTATGTGAAAAAACGAAAGAAGGGGATATTTCCACTGATACTTTGGAAACAATATGGTTGACAAACCGATATCTATCTGCGTTATATCTATCTTTTGGCGAAAGGCAATCTTAGGCATCGAATATAGCTGTTGATATAGATGTTTGCTGGATGTATGTCGATAAAATCAACAATCGCAAGTAAAAATTCTCTAAACTAGTTCCACAAGCAAGATTAGAGCCTTGACTGAAATAGTAGAATGAAAGTAGTCTTTTATATCCACTTCTCAATAAATGCTACTTTGCTGATCTGCGAATCTTAGATTGGCTTTATCAGAAGCTTtactttttacattttatttagcATCAAATAGGCTTTTATTAAGAAATCGAATATTTCTTCATTGGTTTATAAGGGTGTTAAGTAATTGAACTTGCAGAGTTTACCTTTTTCTATTACTTAGATGATTTGTGAGTATTAATTCTTCAGCCAGTGGCaggaaaacaataattttagcGTGCAATCTTCTTACTTTTCACTTTCATATTTATCACAATGAACTTGTGCGAACTCGAGCAACTTTCATATATTTTCATCTTATCTGAATAGCTTGGATTTGGATGGCTTACTTTTTCTAGATAGGATATCAGCAAAGGATCCTTGGTAATTGATAAGATTATCTAATGATACTAGCTTAGCTAAGccaaagttcttttttttttacgtgaAAGTATTTTCTCATAATCTGATCCAAGTAAAAAGATGGCCTTTTAGTCGTTTTTAGTAAAATCTTCCATATCTTAAGCATTGACTTTTCTTTGGAAGATTAAATATCGATCATAGTATTCGCATTATATAAGATTACGTCCTTTACCATGATGTTTTTTTCGAGGAAAGAGAACATTTGCTTCcatcttttagaatttttcagCAAACAATAGACATTACACAGCACAAAATATTCAGGCTTAAGGATGATAGGTATTTAGCATATTGAAAAAGTCTTTTATATTAGAATTCTACAGTCCTCATACTACTCTCGATAGTAATGGTACATGATATTTATAAACTTCAAATATCTATCCGTTGTCTGGAATGTTCCTACTTAAAGTGGAGGAATGACTTTACGATATCTTCTACCGAGTATGATGTATGGTCCAATCTTAGCAGCATTTCAAGACAAAAAAGTcgaatttaataattttttccaAGTAGGCGTCCTCAGTTGTGAGCCTGTAATACTGGCTCCaaatcttttatattctttcttCGATCTATTTTTCAGTGATACTTGCATTCTTCAAAAGATCTCCCCAAATAGCTACTTGATAAGTCAAAGATTTTATCAGTGCCACCAAGAGCTATATCTTCTTTTCGACTTCGCAAGAAAGGTTGGCAATCTGAATCagatatttttctatttgtaatggttcaatttttttgagtATCATTTATTCGCATACTGCTCTTCTGAAGTCTGATTTTCCATGCTGTGATTGGCTTCTAAAAGCAATATTCAATCAAATACTGGAAGCAAATAATTAATTTGGTTTGCTGATCAGTTGCCTTTTTTTCTCCATCTGGAATTTTGGATAGCAAGTTGTTGCAGATGCTCCAAGAAAGCTCAAATTCTTTGggttttataaaataattttcattcaGATGGCCTAcgtgagaaagaaaaaagtcatatttttcttccttttcagcAAAATTGTTGAATAGGTAATTCCGATACCCAAgacatttttatgaaaaatctaTGAAATCGTTATCTAACTCATAGAGGTTGATCCTTGTATTGAAAATATGTTGGATTAGATGGCAAAAGATGTTGGGAACTTCTTCGATTCACCCAGATTGGTATCTGGTTGGTATTTGAAATCAAGCTGAAGTTGATGTCTATGGCTGTGACTGTAATTTCgaacaaaatcagaaaattgAAAGCTTTACTTCCACTAGGATTAAAAAACTTAAAGTAAAACTATCTTAAATTTTATGTCGGCGGCAGCATTTCcaaaaaattcatgattttcagttttttgtcatttcttctAGTGACTAACAGCTAATTCGTTGCGTTAAAAATTTGATCGTTATAAAGTGAGaagaaattttgataaaatggAAGCTTGAGAAAGTCGGATCGCAAAATTTGATGATCTATTCAAGGTCGTTACCAGTTTAGCGAATAGGGTCAGATTTTATCGCAATTTCAAGAGCATAGGCATCGTTGTAATAAAGATCTACCATGCCGATCTTTTACTTTACATATAGTTATATCATTTGCTTGCAGCAACTTTACAACGAGCCAACAAATTTGGTCTTTACCTTTGTTCCAGGACCACACGGTAATATCTTCGAGAAACCAAAATCTAGGAAGACCGGAGATTTGAAGCTTTAGCTGTAGACTATGTTGGAAGGTTTTATATCGCAGTGAACATCTTTAGTTCATGGAgggttttcaattttttcttcaaaattatgtgaTCTTATTCAGTCATTGTGTACTCCTAAGCAAGGCAA
This genomic stretch from Nymphaea colorata isolate Beijing-Zhang1983 unplaced genomic scaffold, ASM883128v2 scaffold0484, whole genome shotgun sequence harbors:
- the LOC116245058 gene encoding uncharacterized protein LOC116245058, which codes for MPVYAYYSQMMLIRKEKSIGSFSIYVCAILLISNILRIFFWLTIGYAVNLLFQSIFVIAIMIIASRKPASSKGFGSGKPMKNIAIGFLSMSIEATLGFPQLISNLKTKSVKGLSYTMIGMWFLGDFAKTVYFVTERSTATGSVGAPELPGVSSPTVDLNGAVQVGIWVTRGLSSLHCPS